The sequence TGGTTTTTGCATAATCTCCAATGGAGAATGATTCTGGGTCTGGAGATTGCCCAGGAACGAGACGAAGACGACGCAGGGCAGGACCCTATATATCAACGCAAGAAGCAGAACTAGCAACAAGAACTGAGAGCAACGTCATCCTGGCCAGTTTGCCCGATCGAACGCTCGCGACTGGTTCAGGTAGAAGAGGGTTCCTGACTACCGTACAGAATGCTTTCATCAAACAGCCACGTACGGGGCGCAGAAATATTCTATTACAACGTATATCCCCGCACATGTAAATTTAGCTACTACAAGGTAAGCATTTTTGCTTCACTTAGACCGACTGTAGAGGCTTAATTGGGAGGGCAAAACGGCACTGTTAACACCTCAAACAGTGATTGCCTGCCCAGAGAAATGTATACTGTCTACTACAACTCCGATTATATACAACCCACTGACTGGCTGGCTGACTGACTGACTGATAGAGAAACCCAGAGTGCTGCTCTACATGCTAATAGAAGGAGCTAAGCTTGATCAGCAACCCGAAAGGACTCGGCGCCTCCGCAGGCATCAGGCATCAGCCGATCTTCTCCGTGCTGCTGTCGTCGGTTGGCCAGATGACCGTCTCCATCAGCCGCTCCCGCATCAGCGCCAGGTTCTCGTCGGAGATCTTCTCGTACGTCTTGGCATGGTCGCATTTCTGACAGACAGACAGATTAGCCAACCAAAATGTCAGGCCTCATATAATGTAAAGTCGGCGAAATGCAGGCCGCACCAGCACCTGCACCCCCTTAGTTACCTTTATCCATTTCCCGTACAGGTGAAGCCTGGTGACCATCACTCGCTCTGCGAGCTCCTGCCTCTCCTGCAAGGTGATGAGCAGCAGAGCCAACTGCTGTGTGAGCCCGACTCGCCGAGGAAATGCTTTTGTGGATTTATACGTGCAGCGTGTGTGACTGTGCCTGTGCCTGTGCGTATACCTTGCCGAGAGCACGGAGGAAATGCTTGCCGTCGGTAGGCTTGTTGACAGCGACGAAGCTACGTACAGGTACAGCAGATGGAACAACAAACACAAGAAACAAGCATGTTTACACGACCGTGAGCAGGGAGAATTCAGAGCATAATAACAGAGAGGAGTGGATCTGTGTTACTTGTAGAACCAGCGGTAGCTCGGCGGGTTCAGCTCGTAGAGCTGGGTCAGCACGGTCCTCACGGCCTTGTAGGTGAAGTAGTTCATCAGTTGCTGCGACCACAAACAGCAGGGGACAAGTTCAGGAAAGCGggggcaaaaaaaaaaaaaatgaaATGAGCGAAAAAAAGCAAGCGCTTTGAATTTCTCCACCCAAATTGAGACCAAATCCAGCACAAGCAATCAAAGCTGCTGACATGAATGATGAATCTAGTTTGGTTTTGACGTACCCGCTGGACGTCGTCGAAGGAATCCTCGTACTGTCCCGCGAGGTTGCAGACGATGCCGAGGCCCCtcttgctcctgctcctgctgccGATCCGGCTCTGCCTGAGGGCCCAGGCCGAGCACGCCGGGCGACGAGCCTTCCTCTTGCAGTCGCCGGCGAACAagccggtactgctgctgctaacCAACCCTGACCCTCTCAGCCCCGCCACGCCCACGGCCGCCGGCATCGCCTGAACTCCGGACATGCTGTCTGTGTACCTATTCTTCTTCTTGCAGCAGCACGTTTCGCCTGGTCGCCGACCTGGCGAACGGGGAGCAGCTTAGCAGTGGCGTGGACGCGTGGTATAGAAGAACACCAGGTGGCCCAAGGGACGGAGAAGAAGACGACTTGTATAGTGCTGTTTCGCTTGCTCGCTAGCCGCTCCGTCCCCGTGGCTGGCTTTCGCGCTGCCCTGCCTGTCACTTCCTCTCACCAACCGAATTTTGTGCGGCCCAGGGCGCGCGGCAGCCCCAGACTCGGAGAAAACCGAGGATTCTGAGCGGAATTCCCGCGCGCCCCCCGCGTGTCATGGGCAGGTTCGGCGAACCTACGACCGCAAATGTTAGTTCCCCTCGCGCACCTCGTCGCAGCAAAAGAGTAGACGCCAAAAGGGAGCACGAGTGCCCGGTGGCCGCAGGGTAAAGAAAGCAAGCCCAAAAGGAGGGCTCAGCCGCTCAGGGCTCAGGCACAGGACAATTCAAGCCACTCAAACGAAACGGGCAATACAGTACCACAATCCAAAACTTTACATGACTATCAAGATAGCCAAATTAAAACGTTTAAGAAGCTGATAAAAAAGATAGATAAGTCTAAAATCAGATGACCAGCTATGAAACACTAGAATCAGGCCTAAGGCTGTGCGCAACGCAGCCCCCTCGCcatccccctccccttgcatggcgGCTGTAGGGGACACCCTACGGCCGCAGCGGTGCCTCTACAGCATCCCCTACGTGTCGGTCCCTTTCTCTCTCCCTCTAGATCTAGCGTGTCACTattcatcaccctaaacactgtgctatgggtccacgagtaattgttagtagataaaaaattgatagttgatataaaaaatgatattttatagttgtagtggggtatagaggagtatttagggggaaccgctgcgggaaaTGAAAAAATAGGGGAAAAATAGGGGAAAAAAGTGATACAGGaggaaaaatttaggggtaacggttgcggatagcctaagTAAACTGCAACAAATGACAATGGAGCAGACTACTTAACAGAGTCACGCAACACATTCACAGCACAGAGGCACTTAGCAGCAGAACTGCATTCAAGTCACCCAAACACAAGCCTCCAAAAGCCTTCACCGTGAAAAAAACACTATCATGAGATCATTATGTAGCATTCATCGATAAAAAGTGCCATAGCATAATCCAAAACTTGACAGTACAGAACAGCATCCAGGACAAAACAGAACCCAAAATCGACTCCGGCAGTTCTTAGCTATAATATAGATACCGCATTTAGACAAGCACCCGACGAGTAGAGCTCTCCACTCAAACCATCCTAAGCCTCTACTGTCTCAGTTGGGGCCTCGAGCACAAGGCCCTTGGTGGGCTTTGCCAGCAGGTCGGTGTACTGCTGGAACGGGGCCATGGAGAACTTGGTCTGGCTCCAGAATTCAGGAGTGAGGAAGCCGTAGGTCTTCATCAGGCAGTCGAAGGTTGCCTGCAACAAAACCAAACCAAACCAAATGACTTGGACATGGCTCTGAATAGACATCTACAAGAATGTAGGATTAAATTGCATACAACCAAAGATAATAATAACATATGCTAATATGTAAATGTAGCCACAGAACGGACTTCAGAATTTTTCAATACTTCATGTTTCAAAGCTACTAATATTTGACTAAACAGTGATGTTATGTAAATTTATAACGTTTTTTTAAAGATCCTAAGTTTAGAACTTTAGAGACAACATTATTGATTCACGAACTAAGTTCATAAAAATAATAAAGCTAGTACATCCAAGTATGAATTAGAACCTAACATGAATATATCATAACACAAACAGTGTGTCCACTGCAACTTCAAAATCACAAAAACAGAACTATCATATCGCATTAGTAACCATCTCTTTGGACTGAAAGAAGTGGATAATTATGTACGAGCAACAATGTCTGAAGTACTACCAAGTTAATCGATCACATCTGATGAAGTGAAAGTACAAAAACAGCACTCACTACATATCGCATATGCTGCATGATCAAATAACAGTGCAAAAAATTCAACATTTCACATGAACCCATTCAGATACCAGCAGCAATATACTATGACTAACTCATCGTTGCACTCATTAATACCGGTGCTAACTGCTAAGTTGCAGCCATTGCATATGTCTAGTACGTACTAAACATTTCACATGAGTAATATAGAAGCATCACGTCAATAACACGGATAAGAGCGAGACGTCTTTGTAGTACCTTGACGAAGTTGCCAAGGGTCTTAGTGGAGCCACGGGACGAGGTGAAGACATCCTCAATGCCAGCGAACTGCAGCACCTTCTTGGGCACGCGCGCGGCGACGATGCCAGAACCCCTGGGCGCGGGCACCATGCGCACAGTGACGGAGCCACACTTGCCGGTGACCTTGCAGGGCACGGTGTGGGGCTGTCCGATCTTGTTCCCCCAGTACCCCCTCCTGACGGGGACGACGGAGAGCTTGGCTAGGATGATGGCGCCGCGGATGGCGGTGGCCACCTCCTTGGCGCACTTGACTCCCAGGCCGACGTGGCCGTCGCCATCGCCGACAACGACGAAGGCCTTGAAGCGGGTGCGCTGCCCGGCACGGGTCTGCTTCTGGACGGGCGTGATCTTCATGACCTCGTCCTTGAGCCCCGGGACGAGGGTCTCGACGATCTGGTGCTCCTTGACGGGGAGCGAGTGCAGGTAGATCTCCTCGATCTTGGTGATCTTGTTCTCCTTGACAAGGCGGCCGAGCTTGGTGACGGGAACCCACTTCTCTTCCTcttggcgcgggccacggcggCCGCCGCGACGCCCACCACGGTCACCGCGCCCGCCGCGACCGAAGCCACGGCCGAACCCGCCGCGCTCTCCACCACGCTCGCCGCCGCGCTCCGCCATGGTTAGGTGAGTGAAGGGTGGGGTGGCTGGGGCGCCCCTGAGATTGATGGGGGATGAGGGTTTGGGGCTGCGGCGGCGCAAAGAGTGGTAGTTCTGGAGGAGAACAGTTATTTATACGGAGGGATGGAACTAGGGTTCTCTCGGAGATGCTGCGGCGGAGACCGTGGGCTGAAATGGCCAGGAGTCCAGTAAACGTTCCTGGATTGCTGCTAAGGCCCGTTTTCTATTAAGATAAATAGATTGACCTTCGAATTTGTTTATGAAAAAAATATTTTACCTCCCTCAGCTATCATAAAATGAGCCTGTTCTTTCTTTCTTTAAGCACGCAATGAGTAGGCCATAACAAACGATTCACCAAAATGGGACCACAAAATTGTAGCTACGAATTAATTATAAAAATCATATATCTAAAGATATCACGGGTAAAATTAGTTCTATTTTATACTATATTTTTCAAAGAAAATGAGAAAAACTATACAAATGAAGTGACAAACATGTGTCCGGTCTTGAGAGACGATAAAAAAAAGTCGTCTAATTTTATGGTTAAGGATTAGTCTGGCAACCCAAATTTTCCAGGtgatttctattttcccaagaAAAAACTAGTTCGTTTTctcttagaaaaatagaaatcccttaaGAAAAATGGAGTTGTTAAACTAGCTGTAAGAGAGGGAAAGATGTTTGTTGCTATAGTTGATGGAGGTAAAAATGTTCATTTGTTGAACCAGACCCACAGCAACCGGTCCAGTTTTTTTTTGGGTCCACCACGTCGTTTGACTCGGCCCAATGGCAACTGGACTCAGAGAAGTACTACTTTGCATGTCGATGGGTCCGTCCATTCTCGTGTTGATGGGCTATGAGAAGTACTACTTTCTGTTTTCTGTTGCCAGTTGTATGAAATCTGGCCTAACTGGCTTTTCAAAGTTAGCTAGACCGACTTTTTCTTGGATTTCAAATTGATCTATTTCTAAATCGGTTTTTTGTCGTGGGAAATAGAGagaaaaaaattaaaattatttcctACTGAGACCATCCTCTATGTATATGAAAGGATCATGTTTGATTGTAGTATTCAACATCAATTGATAAAAAATACATCAATTCGTCACGTCTCCTCTCCTGATAAGGTTTATGTGAGTGTCGATCCCAGGACTACATAGAAGGATCAACGTCAGTTTAATCGGTCTCTAAATTAAATTTGTTGGTCCACTATGTTCTTGCTACGTTTAAGTTTATATAACATTTTTTTGATGTATGAACATATGATCTACTCCCTTcggtttcctattagttgtcgtttaggGCAACGACACGGCCtccaaaatataactttgaccaatgttttttgttaaaatacaaatgaactcttaatacatttgtacttttataaaagtactttttatgataaattggtgcatataaatattaggttccaaaactaaataacaaaatagtaatttgtagtcaaaattttataaatttgactcgaaccttatctaaaacgacaactaataggaaaccggagggagtatGTCTCTTTTGGAATGAACCAGTTTGTTTCTAAACGAAAAATTGGCTCCAATTAATATGGTCGTCGGGTCCTGGTGGGTTTTAATGCATGTGTATCGGACGTAACGTGACGATGATCTAGGTCAATATTACTATAACAAAGATTGAACAACCGTGGTAGAACTTAGAATTAATTAAAATTCAACCCAATGACCTCGGCGTGGTTCTCTTGACCAAAGTCTGTCGTCATACTTCCTCCGTCTCATATTTTAAGTCAAATATTTTCAACTTTGATAGTTAATAACAAAATAATCATAGATATCGACTACATAAGAATGCAATTATTAGATTTATCATTAAACCATCTaccataataatatataatttctGTAATTTTAAAATAACAATTTTTATATATATTGTTGATCAAATTTTAAATACCAACTTAGGATGAATCTTTGTGACCTTTAAAATATGAGACGGGGAGAGTACGCTATTAAAGACATTTTAGATAACTTTTATTCTTATAAATTTTATTTTATTGCataatttttttttattttctctttctTCATTTAAAATTATTTAATAATTATATTTTCATAGTATACCTATTCGACGTTGTTTGACACCAAAATGAGCCGGCGGACTGtctggccctgaggccggacggtccgcgcctgtgggccggacggtccgcgcgtgcgcagaacagattagggttccgagttttgtgctatggttgttagctaaaatcatgggataagctcggaaattagtttgtaaagggtccagcccccctcctctataaatagagaggtatacggccgatttgtaatcaacaatcgaatcaatacaacttctattcgcattttatcctaggagtagttctagtctagtttaggtttagcctctcaatccccaaattctccgcctctcctcgactctacgtcgattagaggagtctaggtcggccagcccgagcctagacaccacctagaatctctactccccgacggggtccctcccgggagcgagatccaggcgccgtcggcgatcttccgccgtccctgcgtacgcgcggaccgtccggccccaggacgcggaccgtccggccgtcaggcaggagccctagccgcgcaccaggccgcggaccgtccggccccaggccgcggacagtccgcccttgcgcagagagcaccaccgcgcctcgcaccaggccgcggaccgtccggcccctgcgcgcggaccgtccgcccctgtgcagagggcaccgccacggttcttgttgagtgtttggcgctccgaaaaggcgtcaacatactttttggcgactccgctggggacaacacatatagacctatcaaatcggccctcaatggccggttcaaaagatagctctgaggtttccaccagcaatatcatcacaccgacatgggaagccttgccggctgaagaacagctcctgttcgaggaacgccaggagcagctgatccaagaagcaaaggcaaagttcctggctgacttcaaagtggacaggaacaacaaagtcgttcggcaacgggcgacagatctggcttcgctccgacctactacgattaccccaaatgtaagtagcaccaacgaactccaatctcttaaagcttacatagacgaacagcaagaacagatgcaaaatatcataggggttatgcaaaacgattgtaggagactagtacgtgcatttgataaatctagtatagcaaattttccttcacacgaggttgaattaggagaTAATACATGTAATACATCGGTtaaaggttgtcacgaccagtcacaacccccttatgggatgccgatggacacgtaccctgagcaaacgcaaatcggcagtaaaccagccgatctacacatgtccggatcgtccgctcgcgagcgcggaccgtccgggtcagccacagtcgggcccatttttaatgagttacctagacacgcacccgagccaccacatagggcaccgaatttaaactatccagtcggacggtccgcatacaacgacggacggtccgcatataatcacggacggtccgggtacgtatccggacagtccgcgcatgagtcttttgagggggattattacctgaatcctcgcccgtcccagcaacacttcccatcacattatgcaatgcaccagcccattaattcaggatccagagcccaggaaagcttttcggccccacctagaaggccggaaagaaacgatcaaacatatgagccatatagggcaaatggaaatgcaccacgtagctcaaaccaatggggggaacgacaacatactaacatgcaaccaaccccacctacgtttgaccagagagccggtggtcttgcaccggctgccattggtatagtgaggg is a genomic window of Zea mays cultivar B73 chromosome 5, Zm-B73-REFERENCE-NAM-5.0, whole genome shotgun sequence containing:
- the LOC103625791 gene encoding 40S ribosomal protein S2-3, producing MAERGGERGGERGGFGRGFGRGGRGDRGGRRGGRRGPRQEEEKWVPVTKLGRLVKENKITKIEEIYLHSLPVKEHQIVETLVPGLKDEVMKITPVQKQTRAGQRTRFKAFVVVGDGDGHVGLGVKCAKEVATAIRGAIILAKLSVVPVRRGYWGNKIGQPHTVPCKVTGKCGSVTVRMVPAPRGSGIVAARVPKKVLQFAGIEDVFTSSRGSTKTLGNFVKATFDCLMKTYGFLTPEFWSQTKFSMAPFQQYTDLLAKPTKGLVLEAPTETVEA
- the LOC100277775 gene encoding uncharacterized protein LOC100277775, yielding MSGVQAMPAAVGVAGLRGSGLVSSSSTGLFAGDCKRKARRPACSAWALRQSRIGSRSRSKRGLGIVCNLAGQYEDSFDDVQRQLMNYFTYKAVRTVLTQLYELNPPSYRWFYNFVAVNKPTDGKHFLRALGKERQELAERVMVTRLHLYGKWIKKCDHAKTYEKISDENLALMRERLMETVIWPTDDSSTEKIG